A region of Paenibacillus sp. JNUCC-31 DNA encodes the following proteins:
- a CDS encoding YkyA family protein: MLRRKKIALTGVSILLALLVSACGQPQEPAANQVNQLIVTDQEMNQSLKELARHEREDMELYTSILNKGKNRNSDLESLLDQADKHISERRTLLDQAEVVMDRTKGQMEELRTSLDQLSFEKEENLAQAHTVLDQYEQRAASFAAFVASYRQSLDADELLYSLMRGSVEPNLVKIKRAIRERNSQYAKVAELRQQFNKQTKAFNVANAKLVQMEQAG, encoded by the coding sequence GTGCTTAGAAGAAAAAAGATAGCTCTGACCGGAGTCAGCATATTGCTGGCTCTGCTTGTCAGTGCTTGCGGTCAACCGCAGGAACCGGCGGCAAATCAAGTCAATCAACTGATTGTTACTGATCAGGAGATGAATCAGAGTCTGAAGGAGCTTGCCCGCCATGAACGGGAAGACATGGAATTGTATACATCGATTTTGAATAAAGGAAAGAACAGAAACAGTGATCTTGAGTCCCTGCTGGATCAGGCAGACAAACATATTTCCGAGCGAAGAACACTGCTGGATCAAGCAGAAGTGGTCATGGACAGGACGAAAGGACAGATGGAGGAGCTTCGGACTTCACTGGATCAATTATCCTTTGAAAAGGAAGAGAATCTGGCTCAGGCCCACACGGTATTGGACCAATATGAGCAAAGAGCTGCGTCGTTTGCAGCGTTTGTCGCCTCCTACAGGCAGAGTCTTGACGCGGACGAGCTGTTATATTCACTAATGAGGGGCAGCGTGGAGCCCAATCTGGTCAAGATCAAGCGTGCGATTCGGGAACGGAACAGCCAATATGCCAAAGTTGCTGAGTTACGGCAGCAGTTCAACAAGCAGACGAAAGCTTTCAATGTAGCCAACGCAAAGCTTGTGCAAATGGAACAAGCCGGCTGA
- a CDS encoding MFS transporter, producing MESEVTKSAKRGAFPLSLLCLTVGAFAIGMTEFIIMGLLPNVAADLNVSIPQAGQLITGYALGVAVGAPVLTVFTHKIPQKKLLVLLMCIFIIGNALSVIAPTYGLLISARILTAFAHGTFLGVGSLMATRLVAPERRAGAVSVVLAGLTIANIIGVPFGTFIGQQLGWRSSFGAITILGIISLMGIIRFIPVIQQGPPANLGQQFRNLVRPQVLLILLIGALGCGSLFAVFTYITPMLVDISGFAEQSVTWILVLFGVGVTLGNMLGGRLADWRLMPSLMVNFGILAILLAALTLTLDNPYLAVMTIFCWGVAAFGIMPGLQIRIMNMTREAPLLATTSSHSAFNLGNAGGAYLGGFAITHTGLISVPLYAAVIAAFGLLGLILSVTMERKTRLPKIAEVA from the coding sequence ATGGAATCGGAAGTTACGAAATCTGCCAAACGAGGGGCGTTTCCCTTATCCCTTTTATGCCTGACGGTAGGGGCTTTTGCCATCGGCATGACGGAGTTTATTATTATGGGCCTTCTGCCGAATGTGGCCGCGGATTTGAATGTAAGCATCCCCCAAGCAGGGCAGCTAATCACGGGTTACGCGCTTGGTGTGGCGGTAGGTGCACCTGTACTTACCGTGTTCACTCACAAGATTCCGCAGAAAAAACTGCTGGTGCTGCTGATGTGTATTTTTATCATCGGTAACGCGTTGTCTGTTATTGCTCCAACTTATGGGCTGCTTATCTCGGCACGTATTCTGACGGCATTTGCTCACGGTACGTTTCTGGGTGTAGGATCGCTGATGGCAACACGATTGGTTGCACCGGAGAGAAGGGCAGGGGCGGTATCCGTCGTACTGGCTGGATTAACGATTGCCAACATTATTGGTGTGCCGTTTGGTACATTCATCGGGCAACAGCTTGGGTGGAGGTCATCGTTTGGAGCCATTACCATTCTGGGCATCATCTCATTGATGGGTATCATTCGTTTCATTCCGGTGATCCAACAGGGACCACCAGCAAACTTGGGTCAGCAATTCCGGAATCTGGTTCGCCCCCAAGTGTTATTGATATTGTTGATTGGTGCGCTCGGCTGTGGAAGTTTGTTCGCTGTGTTCACCTACATTACGCCGATGCTTGTCGATATTAGTGGTTTTGCCGAGCAGAGCGTGACCTGGATTCTGGTACTGTTCGGTGTCGGTGTTACATTGGGTAATATGCTTGGTGGCCGTCTGGCGGACTGGAGGCTGATGCCTTCCCTGATGGTTAACTTCGGTATACTGGCAATTCTGTTGGCCGCATTAACGCTGACGCTGGACAATCCGTATCTCGCGGTAATGACCATATTCTGTTGGGGCGTTGCGGCATTTGGTATTATGCCAGGCTTACAAATTCGAATCATGAATATGACCCGCGAAGCACCGCTGCTGGCGACTACGTCGAGTCATTCGGCCTTCAATCTGGGCAACGCAGGCGGTGCGTATCTAGGCGGGTTTGCAATTACGCATACGGGGCTCATCTCGGTACCGTTGTACGCAGCCGTCATTGCAGCATTTGGATTGCTTGGATTAATCCTTAGTGTGACAATGGAACGCAAAACACGCTTGCCAAAGATCGCAGAGGTTGCATAA
- a CDS encoding DMT family transporter, which produces MTSLNRAGRSIFLLFFVGIIAISFSSIFVRWSTADVAVIAMYRLFLTNLLMLPLVWKYRHEMMRLNFRQWVLLLSSGVMLALHFLLWMGSLRLTSVASSTVILALEPILILAGSVWLFKAKINRMMIIGMGIALLGSIAIGAGDFQLAGTALRGDILSLLGTIAVAVHMLLGQFLRAGLSAFSYNFWVFFVAACTLAVYNLVNGHPFGGYSASEWGIFLLLAIVPTIFGHYLFNWLLQYMNATTVSMGVLGEPVFSSLLAWMLLGESLNALQMSAGVVIIFGVWIFIRYGKIKPQIAPTEDRIVGNTPAKPTVV; this is translated from the coding sequence ATGACTAGCTTGAACCGTGCCGGCAGATCGATCTTTCTGCTATTCTTTGTCGGCATTATTGCCATTTCGTTTTCTTCCATCTTTGTACGTTGGTCCACAGCAGATGTCGCTGTCATTGCGATGTACCGACTGTTCCTCACAAATCTGCTGATGCTTCCTTTAGTGTGGAAATACCGGCATGAGATGATGCGTTTGAACTTCAGACAGTGGGTTTTGCTGCTCTCATCCGGCGTGATGCTGGCACTGCATTTCCTGCTCTGGATGGGATCGCTACGGCTCACGAGTGTAGCCAGTTCGACGGTCATTCTCGCTTTGGAACCTATATTGATCCTCGCCGGTTCGGTCTGGCTGTTCAAAGCCAAAATCAACCGCATGATGATCATCGGCATGGGCATCGCCCTGCTCGGATCCATCGCTATTGGAGCCGGAGATTTCCAGTTGGCAGGCACAGCGCTGCGAGGGGATATTCTTTCTTTGCTCGGCACGATCGCTGTGGCAGTACATATGCTGCTTGGACAATTTTTGCGTGCCGGTCTGAGTGCGTTCTCCTATAACTTTTGGGTATTTTTCGTAGCTGCCTGTACGCTTGCGGTATATAATCTGGTTAATGGTCACCCGTTTGGCGGTTATTCGGCTTCCGAGTGGGGAATTTTCCTGTTGCTCGCGATCGTGCCAACGATCTTTGGGCATTATCTCTTCAACTGGCTGCTTCAATATATGAATGCCACGACCGTATCGATGGGGGTTCTGGGGGAACCTGTATTTTCCTCCCTACTGGCCTGGATGCTCCTCGGTGAATCGCTCAATGCATTGCAGATGTCTGCCGGAGTTGTCATCATTTTCGGGGTATGGATCTTCATTCGGTATGGCAAAATCAAACCTCAGATTGCTCCTACTGAAGACCGTATCGTAGGGAACACACCTGCTAAACCAACTGTTGTGTGA
- a CDS encoding polysaccharide deacetylase family protein, producing the protein MRVQQQRAGESGGIPHRTSRTKTHGRRRIRYGRLSAALALLALLIIGLTYAFIGITHWIKDYVTPPPVAVIEQPTKLGMIEMTPEAKEEPARFLGQVRKLAYITFDDGPSEYTGQLLDILKQHEAKATFFMIGRQLNQHKEAVERLVKEGSYPGLHSMTHNYNKLYKSGSSANFVKEFKKEQKMVQDLIGFTPHLIRAPYGSSPQIGESFRGDIAAAGFKMWDWTTDSLDWNLPGQPDKIVKRVSNSVHRDKEVILMHEREQTVQALPRILELLEDRGYEFEVYDPSAHWIANFSGDTRL; encoded by the coding sequence GTGAGAGTTCAACAACAGAGAGCGGGAGAGAGTGGCGGCATCCCGCATAGAACAAGCCGAACCAAGACGCATGGACGAAGAAGAATCCGGTATGGGAGACTGAGTGCTGCGCTGGCGCTTCTGGCACTGCTCATTATCGGTTTAACATATGCATTCATTGGCATAACGCACTGGATCAAGGATTATGTAACACCCCCTCCAGTAGCTGTAATTGAACAGCCAACCAAGCTTGGGATGATTGAAATGACTCCTGAAGCCAAAGAAGAACCTGCACGGTTCCTGGGTCAAGTTCGCAAGCTGGCATACATAACGTTTGATGATGGTCCTAGTGAATATACAGGACAATTACTGGATATTTTGAAGCAGCATGAGGCGAAGGCAACGTTTTTCATGATTGGGCGTCAGTTGAATCAGCATAAGGAAGCCGTGGAGCGGCTTGTCAAAGAGGGCAGTTATCCGGGTCTTCACAGCATGACACATAACTATAACAAACTGTACAAGAGCGGAAGCTCCGCCAATTTTGTGAAGGAATTCAAGAAGGAGCAGAAGATGGTCCAGGACCTGATCGGTTTTACACCGCATCTGATTCGTGCTCCATACGGCAGCAGTCCTCAGATTGGGGAATCCTTCAGGGGTGATATTGCTGCGGCGGGATTCAAAATGTGGGATTGGACCACCGACTCCCTCGATTGGAATCTTCCAGGTCAGCCGGACAAAATTGTGAAACGGGTCAGCAACAGTGTGCATCGGGATAAGGAAGTGATTCTGATGCATGAGCGCGAGCAAACGGTACAGGCGTTGCCGCGCATACTGGAATTGCTTGAAGATCGGGGCTATGAGTTCGAGGTCTACGATCCGAGTGCGCATTGGATAGCCAATTTTAGCGGAGATACTCGCTTATAA
- a CDS encoding ADP-ribosylglycohydrolase family protein: MLLKDRFQGCLIGLAAGDALGTTVEFSSPGTFEPVTDIVGGGVFDLAPGQWTDDTSMALCLAESLVRKECFDPEDQMRRYTNWYQVGYMSSTGTCFDIGGATRNALDRFAATGEAYSGSTNPMTAGNGSIMRLAPVAMAYANQPDQALLYAGLSSRTTHAAVESVEACEVLAAIMVAGLRGADKDTMLRPDACCQWRQEKAFSPAIAEVVQGSYRYKVPPEIQGSGYVVRSLEAALWAFHQSSTFEEGALLAVNLGDDADTTGAVYGQIAGAYYGLSGIPSHWREKLAMRDTLDELTEALWLKAETR, from the coding sequence ATGCTGCTAAAGGATCGTTTTCAAGGTTGTTTAATTGGGCTTGCGGCAGGGGATGCACTGGGAACAACAGTGGAATTCAGCAGTCCCGGCACGTTTGAGCCTGTTACCGATATTGTGGGCGGAGGTGTATTCGATCTGGCTCCCGGACAATGGACGGATGATACGTCGATGGCCCTTTGTCTGGCTGAAAGCTTGGTCAGAAAAGAGTGCTTTGATCCCGAGGACCAGATGAGACGGTATACGAATTGGTATCAGGTCGGCTATATGAGCAGTACGGGAACCTGCTTTGATATTGGCGGGGCTACTCGCAATGCCCTTGATCGGTTTGCAGCAACAGGTGAAGCGTATAGTGGTTCAACCAACCCGATGACTGCGGGGAATGGTTCCATCATGCGGCTCGCACCTGTAGCCATGGCATATGCCAATCAGCCGGATCAGGCGTTGTTGTATGCAGGGTTGAGCTCCAGAACGACACATGCCGCAGTTGAAAGTGTGGAAGCATGCGAAGTGCTGGCGGCAATCATGGTTGCGGGACTGCGCGGAGCGGACAAGGATACCATGTTGCGGCCTGATGCCTGCTGTCAGTGGAGGCAAGAGAAAGCTTTTTCACCAGCGATTGCAGAAGTTGTCCAAGGATCATACCGCTATAAAGTACCACCTGAAATTCAGGGGAGCGGATATGTCGTTCGTTCACTTGAAGCGGCGTTATGGGCTTTCCATCAATCTTCGACCTTTGAAGAGGGTGCGTTATTGGCGGTGAATCTGGGTGATGATGCGGACACCACGGGAGCGGTATATGGGCAAATCGCCGGAGCGTATTATGGATTAAGCGGCATTCCGTCACACTGGCGAGAGAAGTTGGCCATGCGAGATACGCTGGACGAATTGACAGAGGCACTGTGGTTAAAGGCAGAAACAAGATAG
- a CDS encoding sulfurtransferase, with the protein MKNIVSMRWLLARMYEPDVVIADCRFLLGQTNAGREAYEAGHIPGAVYLDLEQDLSSPVSAHGGRHPLPDPAALASRLSKAGFGSNSRIIAYDDQGGMNASRLWWLLRYMGHEHVYVMDESFTAWQNAKFPVTTDVPVQIPSSFEWNLQPLLLASVEDVQQASVSGSAVLIDSRDARRYSGLEEPIDAKAGHIPGAVNYFWKDVLGPDGRWSGVDALEERFAKLDKDGEIIVYCGSGVSACPNVIALEEAGYTNVRLYSGSWSDWISYEENPVATGEK; encoded by the coding sequence ATGAAAAATATTGTATCCATGCGCTGGCTGCTCGCCAGAATGTACGAACCAGATGTTGTCATTGCGGATTGCCGTTTCCTGCTCGGTCAAACGAATGCCGGAAGAGAGGCTTATGAGGCTGGTCATATTCCGGGGGCAGTCTATCTCGATCTAGAACAGGATCTTTCCTCTCCGGTGTCAGCCCATGGCGGACGTCACCCCCTGCCTGATCCAGCTGCATTGGCAAGCCGCCTCTCCAAAGCTGGCTTTGGGTCGAATAGCCGCATCATTGCTTATGATGATCAAGGTGGCATGAACGCCTCACGGCTATGGTGGTTGCTGCGTTATATGGGACATGAACATGTGTATGTAATGGATGAAAGCTTCACTGCTTGGCAAAATGCGAAATTCCCTGTTACGACGGATGTACCGGTACAGATTCCCTCTTCGTTCGAGTGGAACCTACAGCCGCTGCTGCTGGCAAGTGTAGAGGATGTGCAGCAGGCTTCTGTAAGCGGCAGCGCCGTGCTCATCGACTCTCGCGATGCCCGCCGCTATTCCGGGCTGGAGGAACCGATTGATGCCAAGGCCGGACATATTCCGGGCGCAGTGAACTATTTTTGGAAAGACGTGCTTGGTCCGGATGGTCGCTGGTCTGGTGTTGACGCATTGGAGGAACGGTTCGCGAAGCTCGATAAGGATGGGGAGATTATCGTCTACTGCGGCTCCGGCGTCTCTGCTTGCCCGAATGTGATTGCGCTGGAAGAAGCGGGATATACGAATGTGAGATTGTACTCCGGAAGCTGGAGCGACTGGATTAGTTACGAGGAGAATCCGGTGGCTACCGGGGAAAAATAA